In Mustela nigripes isolate SB6536 chromosome 2, MUSNIG.SB6536, whole genome shotgun sequence, a single window of DNA contains:
- the LOC132009969 gene encoding iron-sulfur cluster assembly 1 homolog, mitochondrial, with protein sequence MSASLVRATVRAVSKRKLQPTRAALTLTPSAVNKIKQLLKDKPEHVGLKVGVRTRGCNGLSYTLEYTKTKGDSDEEVVQDGVRVFIEKKAQLTLLGTEMDYVEDKLSSEFVFNNPNIKGTCGCGESFNI encoded by the coding sequence ATGTCGGCTTCTTTAGTCCGGGCCACTGTCCGGGCTGTGAGCAAGAGGAAGCTGCAGCCCACCCGGGCCGCCCTCACCCTGACACCTTCAGCAGTAAACAAGATAAAACAGCTTCTTAAAGATAAGCCCGAACACGTAGGTCTGAAAGTTGGTGTCCGAACCAGGGGTTGTAATGGCCTTTCTTATACtctagaatatacaaagacaAAAGGAGATTCTGATGAAGAAGTTGTTCAAGATGGAGTCAGAGTGTTCATCGAAAAGAAAGCACAGCTAACACTTTTAGGAACAGAAATGGACTATGTTGAAGATAAATTATCCAGTGAGTTTGTTTTCAATAACCCAAACATCAAAGGAACGTGTGGCTGTGGAGAAAGCTTTAATATTTGA